The following DNA comes from Methanotorris formicicus Mc-S-70.
TATAATGGGCTTTTTGTAGAGGTTTTTTGTAATCTTTGGTTCTTTTGAAGTTTTGTTTAAATAGTTTCCTTGAAGGATTACCAATATTAATGCTATAGATATTAAAAAGATGAATTTTTTCATAATCCACCCTAAATATCTTTATATCCTTCAACAAGGAAGTAGGATTTATTTTTCCATGCTATTTTGTACAAATATGGAGTTTCTTTATTCAACTCTTCTCTGATCCATTTAAGGTTTTTTACAGAGATATTGGTCAAATTTGCATTTTTAAACAAATTTACAATGTCTTCTGGATTTGAGCCCCCATAAAATGGAAGTTTTTTATTGATTTCTTCTTTTTCATAAATGCTTTTAGAGTTCCAAGGATTTCTTTTTTGATATATCATTATTGCTATTTGTCCAATAAACTTTCTGATTTTTTCTTCAAAAGTTTTCTCCATCCATTTACCATCAATAGCAACAACCTTTCCCCTGGGTCTTACAACTCTGCTCCACTCATTAATTGCCTTCTGTGGATTTGGTAATGTCCATAATAAATGCCTATTTACAACAACATCAAACTCCCCATCATCAAAAGGCAAATTCTCAGCATCTGCAATCATAAATTCAATATCTAAACCTTTTTTATCTGCCTTTTCTCTTGCTCTTTCTAACATTTTCTCTGATAGATCAATACCGACAACTTCATGCCCCAACTCCGCCAACAAGATTGCCAAAAACCCGGTTCCAGTTCCAACATCCAAAATCCTCAATTTTTTATTTCCACATATCTCATATAAAACCTTTTTCCAAACCTCTGGTAATCCAGAATGTCCTGGAGAATTGTCGTAGGTTTCACTTCTTACATCCCAATAATTTTTGATATGCCTCTTTACGTCCTCCATAGTATCCCTCATGCATATTTGTGGCATCTAACCTTTCTTTTTTTATCAAGTTCAACCAATGGCGGGGTCTCTTTTAGGCATTTTTCACTACGTTCTGGGCAGAGGTTGTAGTATTTACAACCTTTCCCAAATTTCAAAGTTTTTTTAATCTCTTCCTCAGTATCTGCGATATCTTCCTCCATGGTTAATGATTTGACAAGGAGTTGTGTGTAGGGATGCAATGGTTCATCTAAAATATCAACTCCCTCTTCAACAATCTGTCCTGCATATATAACAGCCATCCTATGTCCAACTATATTTGCAACCTCCAAATCATGAGTTATAAATAAATAAGATAGATTTCTCTCCTTCTGCAAGTCCATAAGGAGGTTAATAATGGATGCTTGGACAGAAACATCAAGCATGGATGTTGGCTCATCACAAACAATAAACTTTGGATTCAATACCATCGTCCTTGCTATAACTGCCCTCTGTAGTTCTCCCCCACTGAGTTCATGTGGAAATCTATTTAGATGATCTTCCTTTAACCCAACAATCTCCATAAGTTCTTTAATTTTATCATAATCGTCATTTCCAATCCCATGAATCCTTAAAGGTTCTAAGATACTTTCATATATCGTCCATCTTGGGTCTAATGCACTGTCTGGATATTGGGGAATTAATTGCATTTTCCTCCTAATTTTCCTAAGTTCTGATTTTTTCATTTTTGTGAGGTTTTTTCCTTTAAAAATCACTTCCCCTTTGGTTGGTTCTGTGAGCATTAGAAGTAGTTTACCAAGTGTTGATTTTCCACTGCCACTCTCTCCAATCAATGCCAGAGTTTCTCCTTCTTTAATCTCAATATCAACCCCATCAACGGCAATCACTTTACGCTTTGAGAATACTCCAGATTCAAAGATTTTATGCAGATTTTTGCCTTTAATCATAGAGATAGCACCTCACAAGGTTGCCGTTACACTCAAAAAATGGCGGTTCTTTTAGGCATTTATCTGTTGCAAACTCACATCTTGGATGGAACTTACAACCTTTTGGGGGGTTAATCATGCTTGGTGGATGTCCTTTAATTGGCTTTAATCCCTTAGATGGGAGGGAGTTTAGGAGTGATTTTGAGTAGGGATGCAATGGCTCTTCAAAAAATGTCTCTGCTTTACTAATCTCAACCACCTGCCCGCAGTACATTACCGCAACTCTATCGGCAAGTTTTTTTGCAAATGGAATATCATGGGTTATTAAAAGGAGGGAGAGTTTATTATTGTCCTTTTTAATCTTCTCAAAGAGTTTAACAACCCTAACTTTTTTTATTACATCAATGCCTTTTGTTGGCTCATCTGCAATGATGAGTTTTGGTTTTGTTGATGTTCCCATGGCTACTAAAGCCCTCTGTCTCATCCCTCCGCTGTATTGATGGGGATATTCCCCAGCCCTTCTCCTTGCTGGATGGATACCAAAGTAATCCAACAACTCAACAGTTCTTTCATAGGCATCTTTTTTGCTTAAGTTTAGATGCAACATCATCGGTTCTGCAACTTGGTAACCAACCTTTAACACTGGGTTGAGGGACGTTGAGGGACTTTGTGGAACCCATGCAATCTCTTTCCCCCTAATCTTCCTCATTTCTTTTTCTGGCAGTGATAGAAGGTTTTTTCCATTAAAAATTATCTCCCCACTAATTTCTGTATTCTCTGGCAATAACCTTAATATTGAAAGTCCTAAGACAGATTTTCCACTTCCACTCTCTCCTATTAGACAGAGAGTCTCCCCTTCTTTTATACTAATGCTAACGCCATTAACCGCCTTAACACTAACATCCTCAACCAAGAAATTCACATATAGATTTTTGACAACCAACAAATCGTTCATTATGTCACTCTCCTTGATTTTGGCTCTAAAACATCTCTCAAACCATCACCAAGCAAGTTAAAGCCAAGGATGGCAAGCATTATTGCCAAACCTGGAAATACCATTATCCATGGGGCAGTTGTTAGGTAATTTTTTCCAGTATTCAAAATCTGGCCCCATTCTGGTGTTGGTGGTTGAATCCCCAAGCCCAAAAAACCTAAACTTGCTATCGTCATAATTATGTTGCCAACGTTTAGGGTTGCAAGGACTATTATTGGAGGAATTGCGTTTGGAATAATATGCTTTAGAAGAATCCACCAATCCGTTGCTCCCATCATCCTTGCAGAGGTTATAAATTCCCTTTCTTTTAAAGATAGGACAATACCTCTTGTCAATCTTGCGTATGTAATCCAATTTGTAACTACGATTGCCATCATAACAACCCAAACTGAGGAAGTAGATTTTAGGATTACGCAAAGAACTCCAACCAATGCGATATTGAATATAAGTTCTGGAATTGCTAAAAATACATCGATAACTCTTCCAATAATATCGTCAACTACCCCTCCAGCATAACCACTCACCGCTCCAATCGAACATCCAACGGTTAAAGAAATGATTGAAATCGTTATCGCAACAATTAAAGAAACTCTTGCACCATAAACAACCCTTGAAAACAAGTCCCTGCCAAGTTGGTCTGTTCCAAATGGATGCTCTGATGATGGAGGAGACAACCTCTCAAGCATGTTTGTTTCATAAGGATTCTTTGCCACAATTGGAGCCAATAATCCTGATAGTGTAATTGCTGAGATTACAATCAAACCTACAAGGCATGTTTTATTCTTTAACATAATCCTTATCGTATCCCTCAACTTAATCACCGTATCTTATTCTTGGATCAATAATTGCATAGAGGATATCAACAATAAGGTTGGTTAATGTGAAAATAACTGCACTCAAAAAAACCAACCCTTGAACCACTGGAAAATCCCTCTTTGCAACAGATTCCACAAAGAAAGACCCCAATCCAGGCCATGCAAATACAACCTCAACCATGACAGAACCAATGATTAAGTGACTTATTGACATGGAAAGATAGGTTAAAATTGGAATTAATGCATTCCTCAATGCATGTTTTAGAACCACAACTTTTTCAGACAATCCCTTTGCCCTTGCAGTTAAAATATAATCCTCATTTAAGGTATCTAACAAAACTGCTCTAATGAACCTTGATTTGATTGCCATAAAAGATATAGACCACGTAACAACTGGAAGGATAGCATGTTTAATTGACCCATATCCAAATGAAGGAAGTATTTGGAGATGAACTGCAAACAACCATATAAACATCAAACCCAGCCAAAAACTTGGAATACTAATTCCAATAAGCGACCATATCCTGCAGAGGTGATCTACCCCTTTGTTCCTATATAAAGCAGAAACAATACCAAACAAAAATGCAAAAGTAACAGAAATTATAAACGTTGAGAAAAACAACTCTGCAGATGCTGGAAATTTTTCCATAATTTCGCTCAATACCGGCTCTCCACTACTCCAAGAAGTTCCAAAATCTCCTTGAATAATTTTAAAGAGCCAATTTATATATTGAATAATCAACGGCTTATCCAAACCAGCCTCAATCCTAAACTTCTCAATCTCTTCTGGACTTGGCTCTGTTCCTGTACTCATGGTTAAGATAAACTCTGCAGGATCTCCAGGGAAGATATAAAGTAATGAAAATGATAAAAAAGACGCTCCAATAAGGGTGGGGATTATTTGGAGAATTCTTTTTAGAATGTATTTTTTCATCTTACCACCAAAACTTTAAATTAATATTAAAAATTTAAAAAATTAAAAGAGAATTATTTTTTAACTCCAACTTCAGCAAAGAACGGCTCTCCACTGATTGTGAAGAATTTGTCTGGACTTGGAGCATCTACCTTTGGACTCATTACTGCAGTCATAATATCATGGTAAAGTGGAACAACTCCCATCTCATCATACAATGCCTTGTAGAATGCTATTAAATCCTTCTTCCTAACATTCTCATCAATATCTTCTGGATTCTCAAGGATTTTCTTACATAAACTTCCAACTTTTTCACTTTCATAGGCACTCCATTTACATCCTGGATAGAATCTCCAATACATCCTTAAGTAGAATCTTCTGTGGGGCCCTCCAATGTAGTATAACCTCATGTCGTAATCTCCTGAATCCCTCTTCTGTTTGTATGCTCCACCTTCGAGGATTTCAAGTTCTGGATTAAAGCCCGCTTTTTTAAGTTGTTCTTGAATAAGTTGTGCGACTAAAACCTGGTCTCCTTGACCTTTATCTACTATGAATTTAACTTTTAAACCTTCCATTCCCTTCTTCTTCAAGATTTCTTTTGCCTTTTCTGGGTTGTATTCATATTTAATATTGGCTTCTTTCATTCCTGGTGCTTCAGGAACAAACATTCCATTCCATGCTGGTCTGACTTGGTTGTCAAATATCTTAACAATCTCATCCCTATTTATTGCTAAACTTACAGCCTTCCTAACTTCTGGGTCATTAAATGGGGATTTTTTATAGTTGAAGGCAATAATCCAAGTAATTGGAACATCGTGCTTATAAACTTTAAATCCATCTTTTTCCAATAATGGTAATTGGTTTCTTGGTGTGTATGCAGAACCACCATGCACAAAGTCAGAAATTGCATCAACCTCTCCACTTCTCAAAGCCATAACTCTTGTATCTTCATCTGGGATGATTTTAACAACAAATTTCTTGAATTTTGGCTCTATGCCATTTCTTTCATACCAGTATGGGTTTGGTTCATAGATTGCGTATTGATCTTTTTTATAATCAACAACTTTGAAAGGTCCTGTTCCAATTGGTTTAACCAATGTTCCATTGGGATCTCCAACAGGATTTACTGACGTAGGAGCCATTATACCGAGATGATATTCTGCCATCTTAGCGAGGTTGAAGAATCCTGGTTTTTCAAAGTGAATTGCAACTGTGTATTTGTCTATAACATCGCATCCTTTTGGTGCTAAACTATGCTCCTTTACAATTAACCTATCCATTGAAAACTTTACAGCATTTGCATCAAATTCAGTTCCATCAGAGAATTTGATTCCTTTTTTGAGGTGGAAGATGATTGTTTTTCCTCCATCTTTAATTTCCCAACTTTCTGCCAATCCAGGAACTAATTTATCATTAGACATATCGTACTCAACCAATCTTTCGAGGACATGTGTTTTTGGGAAAAATCCGATTCCCCATTTTCCTCCTGTAAGTTTGTGGTCTTTTCCATAACCTAAAATAAAGGTGTCTTTGTATTCAACTTTTGTTTCTGTGGATTTTTGGGTTTCTTCAGTCTTTACCTCATTCGGGGATGTTTCTGCTTTTCCTGTACAACCCGCTATAGCAACTCCTCCAAGTAGAAGGAGCGCTATTGTTAATATGGATATTAATTTTTTCATGCACTCACCTCATATAATTTGGGAATTTTATACTATTTAATCTTAACATTTTCAAAAAAGTCACTTTAAGTATATAAAATTTTCTACTTAAGTTGTTATTTAGTAAGATCAACTAAAATTTTAATATTACAAAAATGAAAAAAATAAAAAATGCAAAATAAAATAATAAAAACTAAACATCAGTGTCTAAATCATATTTTTTAGCCAATAAATGTGCTTTTTCCATTTCCTTGTATGTTAAAGTCCTGTCTATGTCTTCATAAAGAGTAGCCTTATATTCTGGCCGATATTGGAACATAACATTTACCTTTGCATCTAAATGCTTTCCAATCCACTTAAATATCCTCTCAGTGCAACACTCTAAGTGATTTGGCATAACCAAGTGCCTAATTATAATGTCCTCATCATTTATCATCAAGTGGTTTCTTTTTACAACTTTGCAGTAATTTTTTATCTTAGATAACCTTTCAGCACAGTTATCGTTTCCAAACTTAAAATCACTCAACCATAAATCAACAACACCATCTAAAAGATACATGGTTTCTTCACTCATATACATATTTGAGTTCCACACCACTGGAATATTTACATTGACATACCCTAATATTTCTAAGATTTTTAGCAAGTGAGGTGTTGGCTCCCCTCCTACAAAATTTACATTTTTGGATATTGTTCTTTTTTCTTCTACGATTTTTGCCATTAGTTTGGGCCTAACTTTTTTGCAGTAGTTTTCAACTTTGAGGTTTTCAAAATAAACCTGTGAAATTTCCCAATTCTGGCAAAATACACATTTAAAGTTGCATCCACAGAAGAATATTGTGTGGGATGGGATTAGAACCTTTTCTTCACCATAATGCAGAAATTCGGATGAATAATAACTTTCTCCAATTCTACAAAACCCCAATTCTTTATTTCTATTTACATAACACCTATGCTCACAAAAATGACAATTTTCAAAGATTCTCTTTGCTATCTCTATTTTTAAATCTAACAAATTTGGATGTGTTATTTTGATGTTTTTTATATATGTTGTTTCCCTAAATTCGCTCATTGCATTTTCATGCATTTCCCAGAGTTCATCAATGTCTTTATTGTCAAAATTACAAACATCTATTGACTTTAAAATTAAAAATTTTGCCGGTAATTTATTTT
Coding sequences within:
- a CDS encoding class I SAM-dependent methyltransferase; the protein is MEDVKRHIKNYWDVRSETYDNSPGHSGLPEVWKKVLYEICGNKKLRILDVGTGTGFLAILLAELGHEVVGIDLSEKMLERAREKADKKGLDIEFMIADAENLPFDDGEFDVVVNRHLLWTLPNPQKAINEWSRVVRPRGKVVAIDGKWMEKTFEEKIRKFIGQIAIMIYQKRNPWNSKSIYEKEEINKKLPFYGGSNPEDIVNLFKNANLTNISVKNLKWIREELNKETPYLYKIAWKNKSYFLVEGYKDI
- a CDS encoding ABC transporter ATP-binding protein — translated: MIKGKNLHKIFESGVFSKRKVIAVDGVDIEIKEGETLALIGESGSGKSTLGKLLLMLTEPTKGEVIFKGKNLTKMKKSELRKIRRKMQLIPQYPDSALDPRWTIYESILEPLRIHGIGNDDYDKIKELMEIVGLKEDHLNRFPHELSGGELQRAVIARTMVLNPKFIVCDEPTSMLDVSVQASIINLLMDLQKERNLSYLFITHDLEVANIVGHRMAVIYAGQIVEEGVDILDEPLHPYTQLLVKSLTMEEDIADTEEEIKKTLKFGKGCKYYNLCPERSEKCLKETPPLVELDKKRKVRCHKYA
- a CDS encoding ABC transporter ATP-binding protein; the encoded protein is MNDLLVVKNLYVNFLVEDVSVKAVNGVSISIKEGETLCLIGESGSGKSVLGLSILRLLPENTEISGEIIFNGKNLLSLPEKEMRKIRGKEIAWVPQSPSTSLNPVLKVGYQVAEPMMLHLNLSKKDAYERTVELLDYFGIHPARRRAGEYPHQYSGGMRQRALVAMGTSTKPKLIIADEPTKGIDVIKKVRVVKLFEKIKKDNNKLSLLLITHDIPFAKKLADRVAVMYCGQVVEISKAETFFEEPLHPYSKSLLNSLPSKGLKPIKGHPPSMINPPKGCKFHPRCEFATDKCLKEPPFFECNGNLVRCYLYD
- the nikC gene encoding nickel transporter permease; translation: MIKLRDTIRIMLKNKTCLVGLIVISAITLSGLLAPIVAKNPYETNMLERLSPPSSEHPFGTDQLGRDLFSRVVYGARVSLIVAITISIISLTVGCSIGAVSGYAGGVVDDIIGRVIDVFLAIPELIFNIALVGVLCVILKSTSSVWVVMMAIVVTNWITYARLTRGIVLSLKEREFITSARMMGATDWWILLKHIIPNAIPPIIVLATLNVGNIIMTIASLGFLGLGIQPPTPEWGQILNTGKNYLTTAPWIMVFPGLAIMLAILGFNLLGDGLRDVLEPKSRRVT
- the nikB gene encoding nickel ABC transporter permease — translated: MKKYILKRILQIIPTLIGASFLSFSLLYIFPGDPAEFILTMSTGTEPSPEEIEKFRIEAGLDKPLIIQYINWLFKIIQGDFGTSWSSGEPVLSEIMEKFPASAELFFSTFIISVTFAFLFGIVSALYRNKGVDHLCRIWSLIGISIPSFWLGLMFIWLFAVHLQILPSFGYGSIKHAILPVVTWSISFMAIKSRFIRAVLLDTLNEDYILTARAKGLSEKVVVLKHALRNALIPILTYLSMSISHLIIGSVMVEVVFAWPGLGSFFVESVAKRDFPVVQGLVFLSAVIFTLTNLIVDILYAIIDPRIRYGD
- a CDS encoding ABC transporter substrate-binding protein — translated: MKKLISILTIALLLLGGVAIAGCTGKAETSPNEVKTEETQKSTETKVEYKDTFILGYGKDHKLTGGKWGIGFFPKTHVLERLVEYDMSNDKLVPGLAESWEIKDGGKTIIFHLKKGIKFSDGTEFDANAVKFSMDRLIVKEHSLAPKGCDVIDKYTVAIHFEKPGFFNLAKMAEYHLGIMAPTSVNPVGDPNGTLVKPIGTGPFKVVDYKKDQYAIYEPNPYWYERNGIEPKFKKFVVKIIPDEDTRVMALRSGEVDAISDFVHGGSAYTPRNQLPLLEKDGFKVYKHDVPITWIIAFNYKKSPFNDPEVRKAVSLAINRDEIVKIFDNQVRPAWNGMFVPEAPGMKEANIKYEYNPEKAKEILKKKGMEGLKVKFIVDKGQGDQVLVAQLIQEQLKKAGFNPELEILEGGAYKQKRDSGDYDMRLYYIGGPHRRFYLRMYWRFYPGCKWSAYESEKVGSLCKKILENPEDIDENVRKKDLIAFYKALYDEMGVVPLYHDIMTAVMSPKVDAPSPDKFFTISGEPFFAEVGVKK
- a CDS encoding radical SAM protein, with protein sequence MLLERYLKVSENKLPAKFLILKSIDVCNFDNKDIDELWEMHENAMSEFRETTYIKNIKITHPNLLDLKIEIAKRIFENCHFCEHRCYVNRNKELGFCRIGESYYSSEFLHYGEEKVLIPSHTIFFCGCNFKCVFCQNWEISQVYFENLKVENYCKKVRPKLMAKIVEEKRTISKNVNFVGGEPTPHLLKILEILGYVNVNIPVVWNSNMYMSEETMYLLDGVVDLWLSDFKFGNDNCAERLSKIKNYCKVVKRNHLMINDEDIIIRHLVMPNHLECCTERIFKWIGKHLDAKVNVMFQYRPEYKATLYEDIDRTLTYKEMEKAHLLAKKYDLDTDV